One genomic window of Triticum aestivum cultivar Chinese Spring unplaced genomic scaffold, IWGSC CS RefSeq v2.1 scaffold217655, whole genome shotgun sequence includes the following:
- the LOC123176872 gene encoding cytosolic sulfotransferase 17-like produces MAHLHSETIESSENPPSQFILSKSHTENLVETLPTREGWATPLVLYSNCWIRANSLKDSMAVKDKLKPRPDDIILAAHPKCGTTWLKALLFTIVNRSRYTFTDHPLLTRRPHQVVPYLALRPGDLDIVETLPSPRLLSTHLPLSLLPSTVSTLGCRIVCVCRDPKDAFISRWHFEKRMNQGMSIGMDEAFTMFCEGCSPYGPFWDRYLEYWKESLARPHEVMFLRYEEIVSDTPKVISKLASFLGVPFTQEEDSNGVVEQIEDLCGFTSLSNIAANRPSRVEHEQAGEKLVVDPTSLFRKGKVGDWVNHMSKDMGDRMDQLVAEKFKGSGLIF; encoded by the coding sequence CACCTTCATTCTGAGACTATAGAGAGTTCAGAAAACCCCCCATCTCAATTCATCTTATCCAAAAGCCACACCGAAAATCTCGTAGAAACACTTCCAACAAGAGAAGGATGGGCCACGCCACTCGTCCTCTACAGCAACTGCTGGATTAGAGCTAATTCTCTTAAGGATTCCATGGCAGTCAAAGACAAGCTCAAGCCCCGCCCCGACGACATCATCCTTGCCGCGCACCCCAAATGTGGGACCACTTGGTTGAAGGCCCTCCTTTTTACCATCGTAAACAGATCCCGCTATACCTTCACTGACCACCCACTGCTCACGCGCCGTCCTCATCAAGTTGTGCCTTACCTCGCACTAAGGCCAGGAGACCTTGACATAGTCGAGACGCTACCCTCCCCGCGGCTGCTCTCCACCCATCTGCCGCTCTCCCTGCTCCCATCCACAGTTTCCACCCTTGGTTGTCGGATTGTGTGCGTTTGCCGGGATCCCAAAGATGCCTTTATCTCAAGGTGGCACTTTGAGAAGAGAATGAACCAAGGTATGTCCATAGGTATGGATGAAGCATTCACAATGTTTTGTGAGGGATGCTCACCTTATGGTCCTTTCTGGGACCGCTATCTTGAGTACTGGAAAGAAAGCTTGGCCAGGCCACATGAAGTTATGTTTTTGAGGTATGAGGAGATTGTGTCTGATACACCGAAGGTTATCAGCAAGCTAGCAAGCTTCCTGGGCGTCCCGTTTACCCAGGAGGAAGATAGCAATGGAGTGGTGGAGCAAATTGAGGATTTATGCGGCTTCACATCACTGAGCAACATCGCGGCCAATCGGCCAAGTCGTGTTGAACATGAGCAAGCTGGAGAAAAGCTTGTTGTTGATCCCACTTCACTATTCAGGAAAGGGAAGGTTGGGGATTGGGTGAACCACATGAGCAAGGACATGGGAGACAGAATGGACCAACTTGTGGCTGAGAAATTCAAAGGTTCAGGTCTCATATTCTAA